The genomic segment CACTCATCACTTGTTCCATGACTTTAACTCTTTGTATTTCCTTCTGACTCAAAACTATTTCTCCCTTCATAGGCTTCTCCTCCTTGAAGGGGACATTTTACCTTTGCAGTTAATAGGGCCATTATCCCTTTGCTATCACATGACGATAAGAAGCTATTGCAAACCGGTCCGGTATGGATTAAACTCTTATCAGGTGCAAAATGATATTCAGGATATTTGAGAAAAAAGAACTGAGAAGCCTGTTTGAGATCCTCGCGGCGCACAATAAGATTGTTGGGCCGGTTGAGACCGGAAGGGACAAGGACAAAAATCCTGTTTACGCATTTGCAGAGGTGTCGGATTTTAACAGCATCAAGTTAAACTACACAACCACAAAACTGCCTGCTAAACGCTACTTCCTCCCCTTTCAGGAAGACCTCTCCACATTCAGGATCAAGGATGGCAACTGGCAGAAGACCATTGATTACAATGCAAAGGAGCCGCTTATATTTTTCGGCCTCCACGCCTGCGATATAAATGCGTTGAATAAACTCGACAAGGTCCTGCTGCACAGCGTTTATCCGACGCCCTACTACGCGGCAAAGAGGAAGAACATGTTCATAATAGGCATTGACTGCGTGCCTCAGCCCTTCTGCTTCTGCCGCTCCATGGGGTCCGACACCGCCCTTCATGGATTTGATATGTTCATCACCGATCTCGGCGCAAAATATTTCGTTGAGATACTCACTGACACCGCGTACAATTTTTTAAAGAACATAAAGACAGAAGAGCCGAAAGAGAAAGACCACGTCCTCTATATGAAGACTACCGCGGAGAGGAATAAAAAATTCACCGCGCAGGTAGAGACCACCGACCTTGCCAAAATACTTGATATGGAATTTCAGGCCGATGTGTGGAAGCAGTGGGGCGATAAATGTCTTGCGTGCGGCACCTGTTCAAACGTCTGCCCGACATGTTACTGCTACGGGGTTGAAGAGACGGTGAACATCGATCTCAAGGGCGCAAGAAAGACCAAGTCTCTCTATTCATGCAATTTGATAGATTTTGCCGAGGTTGCGGGCGGACACAATTTCAGGCCTGAAAGGCATACCCGCCTTAAATATCGCTACTACCACAAACACAGGGGCTTTGTTGAAGCGTTTGAGGAATCCCTGTGCGTGGGCTGCGGGCGCTGCGGACAAGCATGCCTTGCAGGTATAAATGTCCCTGAGGTAATTGCGAGCGTCCGCGGAGGAAAGATTAAATGAAGCCGAAATTAAAATTTACTGACGTAACTACTCAGCCGCCGGATACACAAAGGCGTAAGAATGACCTCTCAAGTTTTGAATACACTCATCGCGCCGAGATCACAAGCGTATACCCGCTTACCGATATGGAGACGATATACCGCATTCAGATAATTGATCCTGAGGAGCGGAGGCGTTTTAAATTTGTCCCCGGTCAATTTGTGATGCTCGAAATGCCGGGGATCGGGGAGGCGCCGTTTTCAATATCATCCTCGCCGAGCATCCACGGGGAAGTGGAGTTGTGCATCCGCAAGGCAGGCAATCTCACAAACTTCCTGTCAAAGGTCGGCAGGGGCGCACACGTAGGGATCCGCGGCCCGTTCGGCACCGGGTTTCCCATGGAGGAAATGCGCGGCCAGAATATACTTTTGATAGCAGGCGGGCTCGGGCTTGTTCCGCTGCGTTCACCAATTGCATATGTCCAGGAGAACCGGAGTCATTTTAAGGAAGTAAATATTATATACGGAACAAAATCCCCCGCGCATCTTCTGTTTCAATACCAGTACGAAGTGTGGAGCAAGGACGATATTAACTTAAATATTATCGTTGAAAAAACGGACCCGGCATGGAAAGGCTCGGTAGGACTCATAACCGAGAGTTTGCTGAAAATACTGACAGGCAGGGACAGCGAGTTTTATCACAACACATACGCCATTGTCTGCGGTCCTCCCGTAATGTTCAAGTTCGTCTGCAATATGCTGAACAAATTTCACGTCCCCATGCAGAAGATGTTCGTCTCACTTGAAAGGCGCATGCACTGCGGAATGGGGAAGTGCTGCCGCTGCAACGTAGGCTCCACATACACCTGTCTCAAGGGGCCGGTCTTTGATTACTGGACAGTCATGAACCTCAAGGAGGCTATTTAGGTAAGACCATGCAGACATTATTCAAAAATTTGTTTAACTCGATGGATTTTTTTAAATTGTTCTTTCGGCCGTTTAATAATGCCTGCTCAATCCCACTTCTTCACTGGATGGTGGAAGTGTGTGTGGTAATTCCAAGGTATCGAAAAACAAATTTTTTCATAACATCTGCATGGTCTTTGGGGATTTGAAATGAAAACAAAAGAACCGGAAGCAAAAACATATCTCGGGATCCCTCTTTACCGGCCGAAGGTCGGCTTTTTTGAATTCTCTTCATGCGAAGGCTGCCAGCTTCAGTTGGTAAACAACGAATCCACATTGCTTGATTTCCTCTCGCTTGTGGAGGTCGTGAACTTCCGCGAGGCAATGACGGAGAAATCCGATGATTATGAGATTGCCTTTGTTGAAGGAAGCATTACAAGAGGCGATGAGGTGGAACGCCTGAAGAAGATCAGGAAGAACGCGAAGATACTTGTCGCCATGGGTTCATGCGCCTGTTTCGGCGGGGTCAACCAGCTGAAGAACAGGTTCAAAAATCTTGACTGGGTAAAAAAGCAGGTTTACGGGAAACATCCGATAGACAGCGGTTTGGTCAGGGCTGTAGAGGATGTCGTTCCTGTAGACCTCAGGATATACGGATGTCCAATTAAAAAAGAGGAAGTGGAAAAGATAGTGCTTCACGTCGCGCTTGGAAAATCGATTGAAATTCCAAAGCATCCTGTTTGCATGGAGTGCAAGGCGAATGAGAACATCTGTCTCTTTGACCTCGGAGAGCCGTGTCTCGGCCCGATCACAAGGGCGGGCTGCGATTCGTGGTGCCCCAATAACAGGGCCGGCTGCTGGGGCTGCCGGGGACCTGCGGAAGACGCAAATGTTGAGTATATGAAAAAAATTATGAAGGAAAAGGGATTCTCCGAGCAGACGATCATGGAGAGGCTGGATTGTTTCGGAGGATTTAAAAAGGTCAAATGAAAAAGACATTGAACGTAAACGTCAAACACCTCTCAAGAGTTGAGGGACACGGCAATATAAATATAAAGATCCGAAACGGCAAACTGCTTGAGGCGCAGTGGGAGGTCATCGAGACCCCGCGCTTTTTTGAAGCCATGCTCGTCGGAAAGAACTGGGACAATGCGCCCTGGATAACCGGCAGGATCTGCGGTATCTGTTCAATCGGCCACACGCTCGCAAGCATCCGCGCGGTTGAGAATGCGTTCAGGATCGTCCCTGATGAGCAGACAACAAAACTTCGCCTGCTCCTGAAACACATGGAGACGCTCCAGAGCCATTCACTGCATTTGTGTTTTCTTGCCCTGCCCGATTTTGTGAACGCGGGTAGCGTATTCCCTTTGATCAAATCCCACGAGGACGTTGTACTTCGCGCCGCGAGGATCAAAGGACTTGCCAATGATATTTGTGACTGCGTAGGCGGTCGCAGGATGCATCCGACAAGGACAGTGGTGGGCGGATTTACTAAACTGCCAACAAAGGAAGAACTCTCTGTTTTCAGCGAACGCCTCAAGTCAATCGTTAACGATCTCCTGTTGCTTGCGGACCTGTTCAGCGGTTTGAAGCTGCCTGCTTTTGCAAGAGAGACGGAATTCGTTTCTCTGAAAGGCAAAGACAGTTATCCCTTCATAGGCGGTGACGTTGTATCAAGCGACGGCGTGCAGATGAGGGAGCAGGACTATAAAAAAATGACTAATGAATACATGGTGCCGCAGTCAACAGCCAAGTGGTGCCGTCTTTCAAGAAAGTCGTTTGCGGTAGGCGCGCTTGCCAGGCTGAACAATAATTTTGAATTCCTTCATCCTGTTGCAAAAGATGTTGCCAGGAGATTTGATCTTGTTCCCGTAAACCATAATCCGTTCATGAACAACATCGCGCAGCTCGTTGAAAGCGTCCACGTTGTTATGGATTCTATAAGACTGATCGATGAACTGCTGGGCTCGCCGTTCAATGAGCCGAGGCAGGAAGTAAAACCGCGAAGCGGCATAGGTGTCGGGGCAGTGGAAGTGCCGCGCGGGATTTTATATCACTGCTACGAGTTTGACGACAAGGGAAAGATCGTCAGGAGCGACTGCGTGATCCCCACCGGGCAGAACCACGCCAACATCCAGCACGACCTTGAGGCCCTTGCCGGGGAATTTGCCGTAAAGGGAAAAGAAGACAAAGAGATCGAACTCCTCGCCTCAATGCTAGTCCGTGCCTACGACCCCTGTATCTCATGCTCTGTGCATTAATCTAAAACGGCAGTCAGCCGCAGATTTGCGCAGATTAACGCGGATTATTTCGTGAGTTAAAATAACCATAATTATTTGTTTTATCAGCGACTATCTGCGTTGATCTGTGGCCGGCAATCTTTACTCTGCGACCTCCGTGGTTTATAATTCCCTATGCAATTAGACAAGTCCGCAAAAGACCCTGCAAAGATACAGACGATGTTCTCGAAAATAGCCCCGCGCTATGACCTTCTCAACAGGCTGCTGAGCCTGGGGATAGACAGTCACTGGAGAAAATTCGCGGTCGGTCAATTGCCGAAGGTTATAAACGCAAGGTTCCTTGATGTGGCTACCGGCACCTGTGATGTCGCCCTTGAGATAGTGAAACAATATCCCGACGCGAAAGTCACTGGCGTAGATTTCAGCGAAGGGATGCTGGAGTTTGGCAGAGAGAAGGTCAAACGGGCAGGGCTGGAGAACAAGATCGAGGTCCGCTTTGCAGATGTCACGGCGCTGCCGTTTGAGGACAACACCTTTGACGGGGTGACGATCGCATTCGGCATCAGAAATGTTCAGGATTTTAAAAAGGGGATTTCGGAGATGGGCAGGGTCGTGAAACCCGGCGGCAAGGTTGTCATTCTTGAATTCACCAGCATTCAAAACAGATTTTTCAGGCGGCCGTACCGTTTCTATATTACAAAGGTGCTGCCGTTTATCGGCGAGATAATCTCCGGCAAAAAAGGAGCTTACAAATATCTCCCGTCTTCAATGCTCGAATTTCCCGGCCCGGATGAATTTAAAAAGGCAATCGGGGAGACAGGGCTTCAGGATGTCAGGTATTACAAATTGACCCTCGGTGCCGTTGCCGTGCATGTGGGGACAAAGTAGTGAGGAAGCGCGGAAGAACAGAAGTGCAATGAGCCGCTTTTCCTCACATGAACTGCTTAAAAAAGGTTTGAAAGAGCTTGGCATTCCCTGCTCTGATCTTCAGATCACCGCCTTCATGACTTTCCTCTCGGAGCTCAGGAAATGGAACAGCGCCTACAACCTCACCGCGTTAAGGACCGATGAAGACATAATCGTCAAGCATTTTCTTGATTCCCTTCTCTATCTGAAGGCCATACCTGAGGGCGATTTAAAACTGGCGGACGCGGGAAGCGGGGCTGGCTTTCCGGGGATACCGATAAAAATTGTGAGGCCGGAAATAGACATCACACTCATTGAGTCTTCAAGAAAGAAATGCTCCTTTCTGCGGCACATGATCAGATCATTAAATTTAACTCAAATAAATGTCCTTGAACAGAGGCTTGAAAATATCGGCGATGAGAACAAGAGCGCCTTTGATGTCATCGTCTCAAGGGCCGCATTCAGCATTAAAGCGTTTCTCAACACAGCCTGCCCCTATGTAAAAGAAGGGGGAATACTCGTGCTGAGCAAGGGGCCGAAGATGACAGAGGAGTTGAAAGAATTAGACACAGAAGATGCCGTGAAAGACATTATCAAAGTTACCCTGCCTGTTGCAAAGGCTCAGAGGAATTTGGTTGTGCTTGAGTGTAAGCATAAAAAGGAATAGTGGACATCCCCCCGATACAGTGCTCCTTCATATGCTCTCAGTAACGGTCTTGCCATCGTGTCCCCTCGATGTTTAATGATGGAATAGATTAAATAACGCTGCCAGTCTGAGTCAAGACATCAATGCTTCTATCACAGTTTTTATATTATAATTTCAAGGGCTGACCCAATGTCTTCTATCTTTACCTAACATACAATAATAAGCTCACCAGTAAAAAGCCTAAAGCTCCAACAATAATGCCCAAAATGCCTCCGATACTCCTACGCCCAATTATGCCTAGTGAAACTGACGATACGAAAATAAGCAAGAAAAAACTCAGAGAGTTCCACCACCTTGCTTCTTTTGCATTAAAGCAGATTACAAACCACACTAAACCAGCACTGGCAAATATAATACTAATTGTGCCGTATACCTTCTTCCCTTGCCAGAACATTAAATTATTCATGATGATCCCTTTGATCTGTCACTCGGTTTTACCAGCTTCCGCTGGCACCTCGGCTACAAGCACACTTTTTCCAATCTTTGCCTCGGAAGAAATAGGGACACATCCCTGATTTCCTATTCAACTATTCAAATAATATGGGATGTGTCCCTATTCCCTTAATCTGTATCGAGCAAAGGTTAATCCGCTTAGCCTATATCCCCTTTAGGCTTCTTCTCAATTCTTTTTCCAATCAGTGAACCAATAAAGTACGACAAAGGTATTATTAAGATTAGATTCCAGAGTGGCACGATTAACAGGTCTATAGCAGCGGTAGATGATTTCGGGAATACAAATACTTCTAAATGCACCCATAAGTCGAAAGCGAATACTATTATTGCAGCACAAAGGGAGCCATATAATGGCTTACGAAAAATGAATATTAGTACATAAGGAACTACACTCCAAATTAATAAGTAGATCGACGTTAAGTCTACTTCTGAGGATTCAATAAAAGCTGTTTTTGTGTGGAGTATACCCCCAGCAGAAATTAAGATATATATAATTATCCGAACTCGCGATCGGTTCCTTCCATTTATGCCTATTTGCAACATTTCCTGGCCTTATCGAACGCCGTATTACCAAATCTTCTTACAGCCCAACAATATGCTTTGGCGTTTCCCTCACAGCTCCTTCTTGAATCACCATCCAGGCGTTCACATTCCTCCAGTGAGCAAGAACAAAAATCTTGATCACACGCAGCCTTAGATAGACCTTGTGCTTTCCCTTTACATCCGTAACAGTCGTCATGGGTCTGACAACATCCCGTAAAATTATATGTGGGCCATTTATCAGGAAATATCTCGGACCAGCCTGAACCACAAACAAGTCCAGTCAGGTCTGTAAAGATGACGGGATTCCCTTTCGTGTAAAGATACGGAAGTAAATCTTGAGGATTACGTAAAAGCATAGGCACGCGCCATGTTACAGTTGATTTAGAACAACTTGATTTTATCGGTTTTGAAATCATCGGCTGCAAGATCGGATCGCTTTCTACATATCGCCCTACTTCCGGCATATAATCTCTGTGCCAATTCTGGTGCAATCCCGTCTCTGAATCATAATACTGCCCAGGGAATCTGAGATTGTTTGTGACTGAACCACTGATAGATAATGGCTCTCCGAACGGCTTGAATTCTCCCTGCCAAACAGTACTTCCAGAGCTATCAGTCATCACCACCGGCGTGCCAAGGTGGTCGTTGTGGTAGTAATAGATGTTGTTGCCGTCAACGTTATAATTCCCGCTGGCTACGGTTTTTGGGACTGCGCTGTAGTAAAGTGTTCCGTCAGGCTTGCGTATCTCTATCGCCATTGCATCAGGACTGCCGTCGGTTATTCTTGCAGTAAAAGTGCATCCTGAAATTGCTTCGCTCACTCTGCCTGTTATCTTTGATGTTGTTCCCACTCCTGTGACTGTCACAATGTTTCCCGCAAATGATAATCCTGTTATTGATGTGCTGGCAAGAGAAAGTCTTTTGAGAGTGTAATAATACTTGAGGACACCCGTTAATAGTGATGATGTTTTTATATTCACTGACAAGGACGCCCTGAATAGTGGATACATGGGATCAGGGGAGTTGTAAGCAGCGCCTGAGATTGTTCCCTCTATTTTTGCCAAAGGCTGTCCGTTGAGATATACGTATTCGCTTGTGATTATGCCGGTGTCTGTTGTTTCGGCTATCAGCAAACCGTCCCGGTCATAATGATAAACAGTGCATGGTGTTACGTTACCAGCGCATTTTTTTATCCTCTGGCCCTTGCTGTTATAAATATACTCTGCCAAAACAGCCCCGGTGTCAGTGACCCGTGTCAGTCTCTGGTTCTGGTTGTAAATGAACTGTCTGCTATTCTCGGAAACTGTGCTGCCGTTATTGTCATAACTGAAGTTAAACGTTTTTTCTCCAAGAACAGATGTGAGTTTATTTGCGGTATAACTATAAGAACTCGAGCCCGTACTCGTCGTCTCAGTTTGACGATTGCCAACTCCGTCATATGAATAATTCAGACTTCCCCATGAACCGGCTGCATTAGCCAGCCTGTTGAGAGGATCATACGTGTAGGCCTTACTCTGTGAGGGATTCAGAACATCTGTAATAGCTGTGATGTTTCCGTTGCTATCTCTACTGTACGAAAACTGCTTCAGCATTCCAATGCTCAAGCTGTTCAACAGGTTGCGGTTGTCGTACGCCTTTGTTGTCACTATGCCATTACCATACATCATAGAAACAATGTCTCCGAACGGCTGATAACTGATATTGCTTACCAATGTCCTTGTCACTCCAAGATATGTTTCGGCAATTGAGACAACTTTGTTTAGCTGGTTGTAAGTATAAGTTATCATTCGTCCACCGGGATATGTGATTGTCAAAACATTACCATTCAGATCATATGTGTATTCTGTTCGATAGATTATGTTGTTAACTTTCCTGGTCTCTTTTGTCACCCTGCCCATTTTATCATAGTCATACCATGTGGTTCCCGATGGATCGGTCATCATACAGAGCCTGCCTTTGCCGTTAAGACAATTGTCATAAGTATAAGCAATGTTCTGTATTGAATCCGGGAACTGTGTTGCCGTCTGGCGGT from the Nitrospirota bacterium genome contains:
- the rsmG gene encoding 16S rRNA (guanine(527)-N(7))-methyltransferase RsmG; the protein is MSRFSSHELLKKGLKELGIPCSDLQITAFMTFLSELRKWNSAYNLTALRTDEDIIVKHFLDSLLYLKAIPEGDLKLADAGSGAGFPGIPIKIVRPEIDITLIESSRKKCSFLRHMIRSLNLTQINVLEQRLENIGDENKSAFDVIVSRAAFSIKAFLNTACPYVKEGGILVLSKGPKMTEELKELDTEDAVKDIIKVTLPVAKAQRNLVVLECKHKKE
- the ubiE gene encoding bifunctional demethylmenaquinone methyltransferase/2-methoxy-6-polyprenyl-1,4-benzoquinol methylase UbiE; translation: MQLDKSAKDPAKIQTMFSKIAPRYDLLNRLLSLGIDSHWRKFAVGQLPKVINARFLDVATGTCDVALEIVKQYPDAKVTGVDFSEGMLEFGREKVKRAGLENKIEVRFADVTALPFEDNTFDGVTIAFGIRNVQDFKKGISEMGRVVKPGGKVVILEFTSIQNRFFRRPYRFYITKVLPFIGEIISGKKGAYKYLPSSMLEFPGPDEFKKAIGETGLQDVRYYKLTLGAVAVHVGTK
- a CDS encoding NADH:ubiquinone oxidoreductase produces the protein MKTKEPEAKTYLGIPLYRPKVGFFEFSSCEGCQLQLVNNESTLLDFLSLVEVVNFREAMTEKSDDYEIAFVEGSITRGDEVERLKKIRKNAKILVAMGSCACFGGVNQLKNRFKNLDWVKKQVYGKHPIDSGLVRAVEDVVPVDLRIYGCPIKKEEVEKIVLHVALGKSIEIPKHPVCMECKANENICLFDLGEPCLGPITRAGCDSWCPNNRAGCWGCRGPAEDANVEYMKKIMKEKGFSEQTIMERLDCFGGFKKVK
- a CDS encoding 4Fe-4S dicluster domain-containing protein; amino-acid sequence: MIFRIFEKKELRSLFEILAAHNKIVGPVETGRDKDKNPVYAFAEVSDFNSIKLNYTTTKLPAKRYFLPFQEDLSTFRIKDGNWQKTIDYNAKEPLIFFGLHACDINALNKLDKVLLHSVYPTPYYAAKRKNMFIIGIDCVPQPFCFCRSMGSDTALHGFDMFITDLGAKYFVEILTDTAYNFLKNIKTEEPKEKDHVLYMKTTAERNKKFTAQVETTDLAKILDMEFQADVWKQWGDKCLACGTCSNVCPTCYCYGVEETVNIDLKGARKTKSLYSCNLIDFAEVAGGHNFRPERHTRLKYRYYHKHRGFVEAFEESLCVGCGRCGQACLAGINVPEVIASVRGGKIK
- a CDS encoding FAD/NAD(P)-binding protein → MKPKLKFTDVTTQPPDTQRRKNDLSSFEYTHRAEITSVYPLTDMETIYRIQIIDPEERRRFKFVPGQFVMLEMPGIGEAPFSISSSPSIHGEVELCIRKAGNLTNFLSKVGRGAHVGIRGPFGTGFPMEEMRGQNILLIAGGLGLVPLRSPIAYVQENRSHFKEVNIIYGTKSPAHLLFQYQYEVWSKDDINLNIIVEKTDPAWKGSVGLITESLLKILTGRDSEFYHNTYAIVCGPPVMFKFVCNMLNKFHVPMQKMFVSLERRMHCGMGKCCRCNVGSTYTCLKGPVFDYWTVMNLKEAI
- a CDS encoding Ni/Fe hydrogenase subunit alpha, yielding MKKTLNVNVKHLSRVEGHGNINIKIRNGKLLEAQWEVIETPRFFEAMLVGKNWDNAPWITGRICGICSIGHTLASIRAVENAFRIVPDEQTTKLRLLLKHMETLQSHSLHLCFLALPDFVNAGSVFPLIKSHEDVVLRAARIKGLANDICDCVGGRRMHPTRTVVGGFTKLPTKEELSVFSERLKSIVNDLLLLADLFSGLKLPAFARETEFVSLKGKDSYPFIGGDVVSSDGVQMREQDYKKMTNEYMVPQSTAKWCRLSRKSFAVGALARLNNNFEFLHPVAKDVARRFDLVPVNHNPFMNNIAQLVESVHVVMDSIRLIDELLGSPFNEPRQEVKPRSGIGVGAVEVPRGILYHCYEFDDKGKIVRSDCVIPTGQNHANIQHDLEALAGEFAVKGKEDKEIELLASMLVRAYDPCISCSVH